From one Longimicrobiales bacterium genomic stretch:
- a CDS encoding Na+/H+ antiporter subunit C → MAALIALAIGVLVAAGVYLMLRARTYPVILGIMLLGYAVNLFLVAMGRVGPGAPPIIKEGVASYVDPLPQALVLTAIVIGFGMAAFIVGLALASGIRAQTDHVDGEERL, encoded by the coding sequence ATGGCAGCCCTGATCGCGCTCGCGATCGGCGTCCTCGTCGCGGCCGGCGTGTATCTCATGCTGCGCGCGCGCACCTACCCGGTGATCCTCGGCATCATGCTGCTGGGCTACGCGGTGAACCTGTTCCTGGTTGCCATGGGCCGCGTCGGACCTGGAGCACCGCCGATCATAAAGGAGGGCGTCGCGTCCTATGTCGATCCGCTCCCGCAGGCACTGGTCCTGACGGCCATCGTCATCGGGTTCGGCATGGCCGCGTTCATCGTCGGCCTTGCCCTCGCCTCGGGTATCCGCGCGCAGACCGACCACGTGGACGGCGAGGAGAGATTGTGA
- a CDS encoding monovalent cation/H+ antiporter subunit A, whose protein sequence is MTLLFIVLLPFLGVLPLLLVQRRGELRSRLAWTAAVPTAASLALVVAQSRRVFAGGVLEASRTWVPSLGLDLTLRLDGYAWVFSCLVLGIGLLILLYARYYLSEEEDLPRFFASLMFFMGSMMGVVLAGNLVLLVVFWELTSLSSFLLIGYWRHEEEARSGARMALLVTGLGGLALLGGVLLLGHIAGSFELTDVLAAAGTVQQHPLYVPMLVLVLLGAFTKSAQFPFHFWLPRAMAAPTPVSAYLHSATMVKAGVFLLGRLYPVLAGTLEWFYIVSIIGMATLLVGAYRAMFSHDLKGLLAYSTVSHLGLITLLFGFSSPLGAVAAVFHIMNHATFKASLFMAAGIIDHETGTRDMRILNGLWRHMPYTAALAIVAAAAMAGVPLLNGFLSKEMFFAESLTVTELRGLRPVEPVLAVLASIFSVAYSLRFIRIFFRGDATGMPQSPHEPPRFMRIPVEALVLLCVAVGVAPGTFIGPSLRIAASSALGGELPYYKLEVWHGLNLPLAMSAVAMGGGIVLFLKRRWLYAFSDRVLPAWSMAAVYESVVTGLTDGAAAFTRLLENGSLQRYVMLLVATALAAGMLPLLDHSFGAGSVAAAAPDAITVAGTLILITAAAATAVLHRQRLVALIMISVVGLLVALAFVHLSAPDLALTQLLVEVVTILLVLLALDYLPRRTPLESHPARRIRDALIGIAAGGGVAALAWAVLTRPPDSISRYFVEQSKPAGGGTNIVNVILVDFRGFDTMGEIAVLGIAALGIAMLFSGLDLAGARTPGRAARDRVPVFLAMITRALLPFALLFSIFLLMRGHNLPGGGFIAGLMAAVALVLHYVASGTEWTEARVRVGYQPLIAIGLLIAFTTGMGALAFGYPFLSATFTYVHIPLIGEIELATAMLFDVGVFLTVVGAVMLMLSRLGTPLAQSAGDEAFREEVTPWQP, encoded by the coding sequence GTGACGCTGCTGTTCATCGTACTGCTGCCGTTCCTGGGAGTATTGCCGCTGCTGCTCGTGCAGAGGCGGGGCGAGCTGCGTTCGCGACTGGCGTGGACGGCGGCGGTGCCGACGGCGGCCTCGCTTGCGCTGGTGGTTGCGCAGTCGCGCCGTGTGTTTGCGGGCGGTGTTCTGGAGGCGTCACGCACGTGGGTGCCATCGCTCGGGCTGGACCTCACGCTGCGGCTAGACGGGTATGCGTGGGTATTCTCGTGCCTGGTGCTCGGGATCGGGCTGCTGATCCTGCTGTACGCGCGGTACTACCTGTCGGAGGAGGAGGACCTGCCGCGGTTCTTCGCGAGCCTGATGTTCTTCATGGGCTCGATGATGGGTGTGGTGCTGGCGGGCAATCTCGTGCTGCTGGTGGTGTTCTGGGAGCTGACGAGTCTGAGCTCGTTCCTGCTCATCGGATACTGGCGGCACGAGGAGGAAGCACGCAGTGGCGCCCGCATGGCGCTGCTGGTCACCGGCCTGGGCGGGCTGGCGCTGCTCGGCGGTGTGCTGCTGCTCGGTCACATCGCCGGCAGCTTCGAGCTCACCGATGTCCTCGCGGCGGCGGGCACGGTGCAGCAGCATCCGCTGTACGTTCCGATGCTCGTGCTCGTGCTGCTCGGCGCATTCACGAAATCTGCGCAGTTCCCCTTCCATTTCTGGCTGCCGCGCGCCATGGCGGCGCCGACGCCCGTCAGTGCGTATCTGCACTCCGCGACGATGGTCAAGGCGGGTGTGTTCCTGCTCGGGCGACTGTACCCGGTGCTGGCGGGCACCCTGGAGTGGTTCTACATCGTGTCGATCATCGGGATGGCGACGCTGCTGGTGGGTGCGTACCGCGCGATGTTCTCCCATGACCTGAAGGGTCTGCTGGCGTATTCGACGGTGAGCCACCTCGGTCTGATCACACTGCTGTTCGGGTTCAGCTCGCCACTGGGCGCAGTGGCCGCAGTGTTCCACATCATGAACCATGCGACGTTCAAGGCATCACTGTTCATGGCGGCCGGAATCATCGATCACGAGACCGGCACGCGGGACATGCGCATCCTGAACGGGCTGTGGCGGCACATGCCGTACACCGCAGCGCTGGCGATCGTCGCCGCCGCGGCCATGGCGGGTGTGCCGCTGCTGAACGGGTTTCTGAGCAAGGAGATGTTCTTCGCGGAATCGCTGACAGTGACGGAGCTGCGGGGACTGCGTCCGGTCGAGCCCGTGCTCGCGGTGCTCGCGAGCATCTTCAGTGTCGCATACTCGCTGCGCTTCATCCGTATCTTCTTCCGCGGTGACGCCACGGGCATGCCGCAGAGTCCGCACGAGCCGCCGCGATTCATGCGCATCCCGGTGGAGGCACTCGTGCTGCTGTGTGTGGCGGTCGGAGTGGCGCCGGGCACGTTCATCGGGCCATCGCTGCGGATAGCGGCGTCGAGCGCGCTCGGTGGTGAGCTCCCGTACTACAAGCTGGAGGTGTGGCACGGGCTGAACCTGCCATTGGCGATGAGCGCTGTCGCCATGGGCGGCGGCATCGTGCTGTTCCTGAAGCGGCGCTGGCTCTATGCGTTCAGTGACCGCGTGCTGCCGGCGTGGTCCATGGCGGCCGTCTACGAGTCGGTCGTGACCGGTCTGACCGACGGTGCGGCCGCATTCACCCGTCTGCTGGAGAACGGGTCGCTTCAGCGTTACGTGATGCTGCTGGTTGCGACTGCACTCGCGGCGGGTATGTTGCCGCTCCTGGACCATTCATTCGGCGCCGGCTCCGTTGCGGCTGCAGCGCCCGATGCGATCACCGTCGCCGGGACACTGATCCTCATCACGGCCGCGGCCGCGACGGCAGTGCTGCACCGGCAGCGGCTGGTCGCGTTGATCATGATCAGCGTAGTGGGTCTGCTGGTGGCCCTGGCGTTCGTGCACCTGTCGGCACCCGACCTGGCATTGACGCAGCTGCTCGTCGAGGTCGTCACGATCCTGCTCGTTCTGCTGGCGCTCGACTATCTGCCGCGCCGTACGCCGCTGGAGTCGCACCCCGCGCGCCGCATCCGCGACGCACTCATCGGAATTGCCGCCGGTGGCGGCGTGGCAGCCCTCGCGTGGGCGGTACTCACGCGCCCGCCCGACAGCATCAGCCGGTACTTCGTCGAGCAGAGCAAGCCCGCGGGCGGCGGTACGAACATCGTGAATGTCATCCTGGTGGACTTCCGGGGGTTCGACACGATGGGCGAGATCGCCGTACTCGGAATCGCGGCGCTCGGCATCGCCATGCTCTTCAGCGGGCTGGACCTCGCCGGCGCGCGCACCCCCGGTCGCGCTGCCCGCGACCGCGTGCCGGTCTTCCTGGCCATGATCACGCGCGCACTGCTGCCGTTCGCGCTGCTGTTCTCCATCTTTCTGCTCATGCGGGGACATAACCTGCCGGGCGGCGGGTTCATTGCCGGCCTCATGGCCGCGGTCGCGCTCGTGCTCCATTACGTGGCGAGCGGCACGGAATGGACGGAGGCGCGGGTGCGCGTCGGCTACCAGCCGCTCATCGCGATCGGTCTGCTGATCGCGTTCACGACGGGTATGGGTGCGCTCGCGTTCGGGTATCCGTTCCTGTCCGCGACGTTCACGTACGTGCACATTCCCCTGATCGGGGAGATCGAGCTGGCTACGGCCATGCTCTTTGACGTCGGCGTGTTCCTGACGGTAGTCGGCGCGGTCATGCTGATGCTGTCGCGCCTCGGTACGCCGCTCGCTCAGAGCGCCGGTGACGAAGCGTTCCGGGAGGAGGTGACGCCATGGCAGCCCTGA